In Amphiura filiformis chromosome 1, Afil_fr2py, whole genome shotgun sequence, the following are encoded in one genomic region:
- the LOC140166424 gene encoding uncharacterized protein, producing MDGDREDYAKLMDDLERQDRLLLMVTDRLVDTIEELKLAYAAKDSNSLAESTSTSTVSITSTASTPQTTSTPCGACTARVEGTVNSGNDDTNVDKQTLSVTKNVTPVSQHLDMENKPQNTVTRGQTTGNLGSKTQTYLETDIDAVPCLRKTVQQNCHQQEWTVTLTDGTGKSRVARSVNQRIEK from the exons ATGGACGGTGATCGTGAGGACTATGCTAAACTAATG GACGATCTGGAGCGTCAGGATCGTCTCTTGTTGATGGTGACAGATAGACTAGTGGACACAATCGAAGAACTCAAACTTGCCTATGCTGCCAAGGATTCGAACTCTCTCGCCGAGTCCACTTCGACATCGACAGTATCGATTACGTCGACAGCCTCGACACCACAAACAACCTCGACACCATGCGGTGCGTGTACTGCACGTGTAGAAGGAACAGTCAACTCTGGAAATGACGATACAAATGTTGACAAACAAACACTGTCAGTTACAAAGAACGTGACTCCTGTGAGCCAACATCTTGATATGGAGAACAAACCTCAAAATACGGTCACTAGGGGTCAGACAACGGGGAATTTAGGGAGTAAAACACAAACATATCTGGAGACTGATATAGATGCTGTACCATGTTTACGTAAAACTGTTCAACAGAATTGCCATCAACAGGAATGGACAGTGACTTTGACGGATGGAACCGGGAAATCTAGAGTGGCTAGATCTGTGAATCAGAGAATTGAAAAGTGA
- the LOC140166431 gene encoding gamma-aminobutyric acid type B receptor subunit 2-like isoform X1 has product MFFHGASGPVGFADDGDRLGVFNIQQFNISGFTQTVGFYQSYDEKFIWDAPHKLVWANGAPPHDEIKTEEKLLTMSPGILGVVFCLSVMGILLAIGLLVFNIVKRNERTIKMSSPNINNLIIVGGIVSYVAAIMSGVDRSLVGENAMDHVCRARLWLLALGFTLSFGSMFSKTFRVHRIFLNKKMEKRVVKDYQLLGMAMSFVALETIYLLIWEVMYPLHAVTETFLSQATIKDDLMIVPSIESCYRAEFRSISWLVGIYVFNGVLLLFGLFLAYETRHVHIKALNDSKNIGVSVYNVTILSIVGAIFSLLMDPLHSQLVYIITAMCIILSTTSTLVIIFAPKVLELTGFTTVMGIHLPEPTESSLSLHGNRSRVEPSNANT; this is encoded by the exons ATGTTCTTTCACGGGGCATCG GGTCCTGTTGGTTTTGCAGACGATGGAGATAGGCTCGGTGTATTCAATATACAACAGTTTAACATAA GTGGTTTTACACAGACCGTAGGTTTTTATCAGTCTTATGATGAGAAGTTCATATGGGATGCACCACATAAATTGGTGTGGGCAA ATGGTGCACCACCTCATGACGAGATCAAGACGGAAGAAAAGTTGCTGACGATGTCACCTGGCATTTTAGGCGTGGTCTTCTGTCTGTCAGTCATGGGAATTCTGTTGGCAATTGGTTTGCTAGTTTTCAATATTGTTAAACGAAATGAAAg gaCAATTAAAATGTCAAGTCCCAACATCAACAATTTAATCATAGTTGGAGGCATCGTGTCATATGTTGCTGCAATAATGTCTGGAGTCGATAGATCGCTTGTAGGAGAAAATGCTATGGACCACGTATGCCGA GCACGCTTGTGGCTTTTGGCTCTTGGCTTTACCCTGTCATTTGGCTCCATGTTTTCTAAAACCTTTCGAGTACATCGAATATTTCTAAACAAGAAAATGGAAAAGAGG GTGGTGAAAGACTATCAATTACTTGGCATGGCAATGTCTTTTGTTGCCTTGGAAACGATATATTTGCTCATTTGGGAGGTGATGTATCCATTACATGCTGTCACCGAGACATTTTTGAGTCAG GCCACAATAAAAGACGATTTGATGATAGTCCCGTCCATAGAATCGTGTTATAGAGCAGAATTCCGCAGCATTTCATGGCTTGTAGGTATCTACGTTTTCAATGGGGTTTTACTACTGTTTGGGTTGTTCTTAG CGTATGAAACTCGTCATGTTCACATTAAAGCCTTAAACGACTCCAAAAACATTGGCGTGTCAGTGTACAATGTAACCATACTGTCAATAGTGGGCGCTATCTTCAGTTTACTAATGGATCCTCTTCATTCTCAACTCGTCTACATCATCACAGCTATGTGTATTATACTCAGCACTACATCTACTTTAGTTATTATATTTGCGCCCAAG GTGTTGGAACTCACAGGTTTTACCACGGTGATGGGCATACACCTACCGGAACCCACTGAATCGTCGTTGTCATTACATGGTAATCGATCACGGGTGGAGCCCTCAAATGCAAACACGTGA
- the LOC140166431 gene encoding gamma-aminobutyric acid type B receptor subunit 2-like isoform X2 codes for MFFHGASGPVGFADDGDRLGVFNIQQFNISGFTQTVGFYQSYDEKFIWDAPHKLVWANGAPPHDEIKTEEKLLTMSPGILGVVFCLSVMGILLAIGLLVFNIVKRNERTIKMSSPNINNLIIVGGIVSYVAAIMSGVDRSLVGENAMDHVCRARLWLLALGFTLSFGSMFSKTFRVHRIFLNKKMEKRVVKDYQLLGMAMSFVALETIYLLIWEVMYPLHAVTETFLSQATIKDDLMIVPSIESCYRAEFRSISWLVGIYVFNGVLLLFGLFLAYETRHVHIKALNDSKNIGVSVYNVTILSIVGAIFSLLMDPLHSQLVYIITAMCIILSTTSTLVIIFAPKVKHCTGVGTHRFYHGDGHTPTGTH; via the exons ATGTTCTTTCACGGGGCATCG GGTCCTGTTGGTTTTGCAGACGATGGAGATAGGCTCGGTGTATTCAATATACAACAGTTTAACATAA GTGGTTTTACACAGACCGTAGGTTTTTATCAGTCTTATGATGAGAAGTTCATATGGGATGCACCACATAAATTGGTGTGGGCAA ATGGTGCACCACCTCATGACGAGATCAAGACGGAAGAAAAGTTGCTGACGATGTCACCTGGCATTTTAGGCGTGGTCTTCTGTCTGTCAGTCATGGGAATTCTGTTGGCAATTGGTTTGCTAGTTTTCAATATTGTTAAACGAAATGAAAg gaCAATTAAAATGTCAAGTCCCAACATCAACAATTTAATCATAGTTGGAGGCATCGTGTCATATGTTGCTGCAATAATGTCTGGAGTCGATAGATCGCTTGTAGGAGAAAATGCTATGGACCACGTATGCCGA GCACGCTTGTGGCTTTTGGCTCTTGGCTTTACCCTGTCATTTGGCTCCATGTTTTCTAAAACCTTTCGAGTACATCGAATATTTCTAAACAAGAAAATGGAAAAGAGG GTGGTGAAAGACTATCAATTACTTGGCATGGCAATGTCTTTTGTTGCCTTGGAAACGATATATTTGCTCATTTGGGAGGTGATGTATCCATTACATGCTGTCACCGAGACATTTTTGAGTCAG GCCACAATAAAAGACGATTTGATGATAGTCCCGTCCATAGAATCGTGTTATAGAGCAGAATTCCGCAGCATTTCATGGCTTGTAGGTATCTACGTTTTCAATGGGGTTTTACTACTGTTTGGGTTGTTCTTAG CGTATGAAACTCGTCATGTTCACATTAAAGCCTTAAACGACTCCAAAAACATTGGCGTGTCAGTGTACAATGTAACCATACTGTCAATAGTGGGCGCTATCTTCAGTTTACTAATGGATCCTCTTCATTCTCAACTCGTCTACATCATCACAGCTATGTGTATTATACTCAGCACTACATCTACTTTAGTTATTATATTTGCGCCCAAGGTAAAGCATTGCACAG GTGTTGGAACTCACAGGTTTTACCACGGTGATGGGCATACACCTACCGGAACCCACTGA